Proteins from one Mycolicibacter virginiensis genomic window:
- a CDS encoding lipoprotein LpqH produces MKRSLTVAAAAAAIAVVGLSGCSSDKKSESAHASSSSAASSSSGSSASVNVGGAAATTKVTIDGQDQNVTGTTVCTTMAGDVNIAIGGAATGIAAVLTDANPPEVKSVGLGNVNGVTLAYTAGTGQGDAKATKDGNEYKISGTATGIDTANPMQPVNKPFEIDVTCS; encoded by the coding sequence GTGAAGCGTTCACTAACGGTTGCCGCGGCAGCGGCAGCAATCGCGGTCGTAGGTCTGTCTGGGTGCTCCAGCGACAAGAAGTCGGAATCCGCCCACGCATCCTCCTCGAGCGCCGCGAGCTCCTCGAGCGGATCCAGTGCGTCGGTCAACGTTGGGGGCGCAGCAGCAACCACGAAGGTCACCATCGACGGCCAAGACCAGAACGTCACCGGCACCACCGTGTGCACGACGATGGCCGGCGACGTCAACATCGCGATCGGCGGAGCGGCCACCGGGATCGCCGCGGTGCTCACCGACGCCAACCCTCCGGAGGTGAAGTCGGTCGGGCTGGGCAACGTCAACGGTGTGACGCTGGCATACACCGCGGGTACGGGTCAGGGCGATGCCAAGGCGACCAAGGACGGCAACGAATACAAGATCAGCGGCACCGCGACCGGGATCGACACGGCCAACCCGATGCAGCCGGTGAACAAGCCCTTCGAAATCGATGTGACGTGTTCCTAG
- a CDS encoding amino acid permease encodes MSTPALSMSRQMLRRRPVNGAPIPAGSTNHLRRRLGGFRLTMFGVGSTVGTGIFFVFPVAVPQAGPAVIVAFIIAGAAAGLAAICYAELASAVPISGSAYSYSYATLGEFMAVVVGACLLLEYGVSTAAVSVGWSQYLNKMLLNVFGFSVPQAISSAPWDSEGGFVNLPAIVLVAICAALLIGGTSESAKVNAVMVVIKLGVLLMFAVIASTAFRANHFADFAPFGFSGISWAAGTIFFSYVGLDAVSTAGEEAKDPQHTIPRAIIAALLIVTGVYVIVAVAAMGSQPWQDFEGQSAGLAVIVDHITGNRLGSTVLAAGAVISIFSVTLVTMYCQTRILFAMGRDGLLPATFAKVNPRTRTPATNTMIVAVVAAALAGLVPLQRLAETVSIGALTAFIVVSVAVVVLRVREPDLPRGFKVPGYPITPILSVVVCGWIMCSLHRYTWIVFTGWIAVALIFYLVWGRRHSALNGG; translated from the coding sequence ATGTCAACGCCGGCGCTCAGCATGTCACGGCAGATGCTGCGGCGTCGGCCGGTGAACGGTGCACCGATCCCCGCCGGGAGCACGAACCACCTGCGACGTAGGCTCGGCGGCTTCCGGCTCACCATGTTCGGCGTCGGCTCGACGGTCGGCACGGGGATCTTCTTTGTCTTCCCGGTGGCGGTGCCGCAAGCGGGCCCGGCAGTGATCGTTGCGTTCATCATCGCCGGAGCCGCAGCGGGCCTGGCCGCGATCTGCTACGCGGAATTAGCTTCGGCGGTGCCAATTTCGGGATCGGCATACTCGTACTCCTATGCCACCCTCGGTGAATTCATGGCCGTGGTTGTCGGGGCATGCCTGCTGCTCGAATACGGGGTGTCCACCGCCGCGGTGTCAGTTGGGTGGAGTCAGTACCTGAACAAAATGTTGCTCAATGTCTTCGGATTCTCGGTACCGCAGGCTATTTCGTCGGCACCATGGGATTCCGAAGGTGGTTTCGTCAACCTGCCAGCCATCGTCTTGGTGGCAATTTGTGCGGCTCTGTTGATCGGCGGCACCAGTGAATCGGCCAAGGTCAATGCCGTAATGGTGGTGATCAAGCTCGGTGTGCTGCTGATGTTCGCGGTGATCGCATCAACGGCGTTCAGGGCGAACCACTTCGCTGACTTCGCTCCTTTTGGATTCTCGGGAATCAGTTGGGCAGCGGGCACGATCTTCTTCTCCTACGTCGGTCTAGACGCGGTATCCACCGCCGGTGAAGAGGCCAAAGATCCCCAGCACACGATCCCGCGGGCAATCATCGCGGCACTGCTGATCGTGACCGGTGTCTATGTGATTGTCGCGGTGGCCGCGATGGGCAGCCAGCCGTGGCAGGACTTCGAGGGGCAAAGCGCGGGCCTGGCCGTGATCGTGGACCACATCACCGGAAACCGCCTAGGCAGCACCGTCTTGGCCGCGGGCGCGGTGATCTCGATCTTCTCTGTCACCTTGGTCACGATGTACTGCCAGACCCGCATCCTTTTCGCGATGGGTCGCGACGGCCTGCTGCCGGCAACGTTCGCCAAGGTCAACCCGCGCACCCGGACACCGGCAACCAACACCATGATCGTCGCGGTCGTGGCGGCAGCCCTCGCCGGTCTGGTGCCGCTTCAGCGTCTGGCCGAAACGGTCTCCATCGGGGCCTTGACCGCTTTCATTGTCGTGTCCGTCGCGGTGGTCGTGCTCCGGGTCCGGGAACCGGATCTGCCCCGCGGATTCAAGGTGCCCGGCTATCCGATCACACCAATCTTGTCGGTGGTGGTGTGCGGATGGATCATGTGCAGCCTGCACCGGTACACCTGGATCGTGTTCACCGGCTGGATAGCGGTCGCGTTGATCTTCTACCTGGTGTGGGGTCGCCGTCACAGCGCACTCAACGGTGGTTAG
- a CDS encoding helix-turn-helix transcriptional regulator — MSRLLERDTTLTNLHRCYRTAARGHGQLVLLRGESGAGKTTVIAQFLATLDPGTRVLRGWCDGLATPRPLGPIIDMLAYLPASQAASIRGAIDAGDTEAMYARLVGIVGDGTPSVWVIEDLHWADGAALDLLRHVARRIDTLPVMLLASYRDDQIGPTHPLAVLLGDVATWAAVTRLALDPLTPAAVAALAAGSGINAQALYGLTDGNSFFVTEMLAAGPDALGDGDLPCSISEAVRGRLARLSAAARETAQAAAICGPRVHPALLEVVSPGAAGTLNECLAAGVLVANADAVGFRHELTRRSIVEQIPAYQRRVLHKRALTALAEPPVDPDTLAALTFHAEQAGDTDAVIDYGPVAAARAAGFGAHRQAADMYALVLRHVDTIPDEQRAVWLEQHAFSSYLSGQAESAMSSWRQAIALRQQLGNLHQEAEDLRRLSHVLQLLGRPAEASAAAHASLRLLEDLEPSPQLAWSLINMAHIAALALDPACARYAARAKALGAHFGDPAVVIHARGYAALTTVFCSDTGWDEFEEVWREAAAAPGIEEHSGILGVLLGTFAVVRGEFGRAQRYLAEVAAYLGTRELGMFQTLVAGLQALTDLAGGDWTSAALAAEQILTQPELAPQHRIAPLITVALIRARRGEEPVWPLLDEALDAATGSLLRLPVCAARAEAAWLADDDEAVRQCAAEVLTVSGTAYTWLGGSLRRWAHLAGGRSGIDVIAATPYEREINGDWCAATKEWMLRDCPYDAAIAQLSGDIDAVEAALGTFRQLGARAAARRTQQRLSQLRGRNPDRRRKDTSADPRGLTRRQRDVLELLAAGRSDAEIATALYISTKTANTHVCAIMAKLGVHNRTQAAAYAYRQPQ; from the coding sequence GTGAGCCGTCTGCTCGAACGCGACACGACGCTGACCAACCTTCATCGCTGCTATCGGACCGCCGCCCGAGGGCACGGGCAGCTGGTTTTGCTGCGTGGCGAATCCGGCGCGGGCAAGACCACGGTGATAGCCCAGTTTCTCGCCACACTCGATCCGGGCACCCGAGTGCTGCGGGGCTGGTGCGACGGTCTTGCCACCCCGCGGCCGCTGGGCCCGATCATCGACATGCTCGCCTACCTTCCCGCGAGTCAAGCCGCCTCGATACGCGGCGCCATCGATGCCGGAGACACCGAGGCGATGTATGCCCGGCTGGTCGGCATCGTCGGCGACGGAACCCCTTCGGTGTGGGTGATCGAGGACCTGCACTGGGCCGACGGCGCCGCCCTGGATCTGCTGCGCCATGTGGCACGGCGAATCGACACACTGCCGGTGATGTTGCTGGCTTCCTACCGTGACGACCAGATCGGCCCAACCCATCCGCTCGCCGTGTTGTTAGGCGATGTGGCGACCTGGGCGGCCGTGACGCGCTTGGCGTTGGACCCGCTCACCCCCGCGGCGGTCGCCGCGCTGGCCGCCGGCAGCGGCATCAACGCCCAAGCGTTGTACGGGCTTACCGACGGGAACTCGTTTTTCGTCACGGAGATGTTGGCCGCCGGGCCTGATGCGCTGGGCGATGGCGACCTGCCGTGCAGCATTTCCGAGGCGGTGCGGGGCCGACTCGCACGGCTGTCGGCCGCTGCGCGCGAAACCGCACAGGCGGCAGCGATCTGCGGCCCGCGGGTGCACCCCGCCCTGCTCGAAGTGGTGTCGCCGGGCGCCGCAGGCACCCTGAACGAATGCCTCGCCGCCGGGGTGCTGGTAGCCAACGCCGACGCGGTGGGATTCCGCCATGAACTGACCCGCCGTTCCATCGTCGAACAGATCCCCGCCTATCAACGGCGGGTGCTGCACAAGCGAGCGCTGACCGCTTTGGCGGAACCACCGGTTGACCCGGACACGCTGGCGGCGTTGACTTTTCATGCCGAACAGGCCGGCGACACCGATGCGGTCATCGACTACGGCCCGGTGGCCGCCGCGCGCGCTGCAGGATTCGGCGCCCATCGGCAAGCCGCCGACATGTATGCCTTGGTGCTGCGCCATGTCGACACCATCCCCGACGAGCAAAGGGCGGTATGGCTCGAACAGCACGCATTCAGCAGTTATCTGAGCGGCCAGGCCGAATCGGCGATGTCGTCATGGCGACAGGCGATCGCGCTCCGCCAGCAGCTGGGGAATCTTCACCAGGAGGCGGAAGATCTGCGCCGGCTATCGCACGTCCTGCAGCTGCTGGGACGCCCCGCCGAAGCCTCGGCAGCAGCGCACGCGTCGTTGCGGCTGCTCGAAGACCTCGAACCGTCCCCCCAGTTGGCTTGGTCACTGATCAACATGGCGCACATCGCCGCACTTGCCTTAGACCCCGCTTGTGCCCGATATGCGGCCCGCGCGAAGGCCCTCGGCGCCCACTTCGGTGACCCTGCCGTGGTGATCCACGCCCGCGGATATGCAGCACTAACCACAGTGTTCTGCAGCGACACCGGCTGGGACGAGTTCGAGGAGGTGTGGCGAGAAGCGGCCGCGGCCCCTGGGATCGAGGAGCACAGCGGAATTCTGGGCGTGCTCCTCGGTACCTTCGCTGTCGTGCGCGGCGAATTCGGTCGCGCCCAGCGTTACCTCGCCGAAGTCGCCGCCTACCTCGGCACCCGCGAACTTGGCATGTTCCAGACCTTGGTGGCGGGGCTGCAGGCGCTGACCGACCTGGCCGGCGGCGACTGGACGTCTGCTGCGCTGGCGGCCGAGCAGATCCTGACCCAGCCCGAACTGGCGCCCCAACACCGGATCGCGCCGTTGATCACGGTCGCCTTGATCCGGGCACGCCGTGGCGAGGAACCCGTGTGGCCGCTGCTCGACGAAGCCCTTGATGCTGCGACGGGCAGCCTGCTGCGCCTACCTGTCTGCGCCGCACGTGCCGAGGCTGCCTGGCTGGCCGACGACGACGAGGCGGTCCGCCAATGCGCGGCCGAGGTTCTCACGGTGTCCGGCACGGCGTACACGTGGCTCGGAGGTTCCCTGCGGCGCTGGGCCCATTTAGCCGGTGGCCGATCCGGTATTGACGTCATCGCTGCCACGCCCTATGAACGTGAGATCAATGGAGATTGGTGCGCGGCCACGAAGGAGTGGATGCTTCGAGACTGTCCCTACGATGCCGCCATCGCTCAACTTAGCGGCGATATCGACGCCGTTGAGGCCGCGCTGGGCACCTTCCGCCAGCTTGGCGCCCGCGCCGCGGCCCGGCGCACCCAGCAGCGTCTCTCCCAGCTGCGCGGCCGCAATCCCGACCGCCGCCGCAAAGACACCAGCGCTGACCCACG